The Quercus lobata isolate SW786 chromosome 9, ValleyOak3.0 Primary Assembly, whole genome shotgun sequence region TCAATGGGGTCCACGGGGTCCTCATCCTGCAGCATATGATTACCAGCATCGAGGACCATATCCAAGTCATAACCCACAGTATCCATCTCCAGGATATGGGAGTTATCATCAACAAGCCCCTCCAAGGGGCAACTACAGTGGTGGTTGGGAACAAAGGCCTAGCATGCAGGGTCCACCCTCACATACTGGTGGTTATGATTACTATGGCGGACAAGGAGGCCACATGTCTGATGCCCCAGCATCTGCCCAACATTCTGCTCCAATTCCTTCACATGGTCATGGCCCTTCCCATGCTGCTGCTATGGGTCCACCATCATCCCAGGCAAATTACAATTATGGACAACCACAGGGGCCAGATTATGGACATACAGCTCCTTATTCTCAGGCAGCACCCCACCAGCAGAGCTATGGCCATGGATATGATGAACCAAAATATGAAAATCATGCTCCAACACAGCATCCCTATGGAGGACATGGAAGTTCTCAGCCAGTGTACTCACAGACTCAACCGGGTTATGCTGCACAGCAGTATGGTAAGCCACAGCCATACGGACAGGGACCACATCCCCAATCCTATGCCCCTCCTAGAGCCACTCAACCAGGGGAAATGCCTTACCAAGGTTCTGCTCCTGCTCAATCATATGGCCCAAATGCAACTCCTCAACAACCTTACCCATATCAATCCAGTGGGCAGATGCAGCAATCATATCCTCCATATGGATCTGTACCTGCTGCTGATGCTTATAATCAGCCACCACCTGCATCTGGTCCTGTTTATCCACAGCAAGGAGGGCAGCCAGGTTATGGTCAGCCTGGTGCACAGCAGGCACAAGGGTATGCGCAAGTGGGTCCTACTGGGGGTTATGGCCCATACGCAGCTTCACAACAAGGTTACCCAGAGCAGGCAGCTCCTAACAATGCAGCTTACGGTTACCAAGGACCACAAGATCCTGCTTACAGTGGTGCCCCTGCTTCAGCCTATAGTGCACCACCAAGCGGTCAGCCAGGTTATGCTCAACCAGCTCCAACTCAACAAGGTTACGACCAGTCTGTCCCACAATCAGGAGGTTATGGAAGTGCACCAGCAACTGCTCCAGTTGCTTATGGCAAAACTGTGTCACCTCAGCCTGGTTATGCTCAGTATGACTCAACTCAAATGTATGGCGCGCCTCGTTGAAAATTTTTAGTCAGTGTTCTGTTGAGTTCAGCGTTTATTGTATTAGGTATTTTACTAAGTATTTGCTCAGTGTAATGTTGAGTTTAAGGCGGTTATTGTATTAGGTATTTTACCTAGTATTATAGCTTGGTCATTTAGGTCTGACTGTCTATGCAACTTCTGTCATTGCTTTTTCTGTTGTAGTGCTAATATTTGTGattgaatattatgaacatttTAACAAAAGAATTATGAAGATGACGTCTGGTAATGGCTTTTGCCATGGGATCCAAGACGTTGAATCTTGTTGGATCTTGAATGCAGTGCAAGGTGTGgaaaattttaggttttgttttaatttattttgaagaagGGTATTTCagtgttttaaatttattccaTCTAAGCAAGAAGCATGTGCTTGTCACATGTAACAAGATTCTGttaaatatagcaacaaaaacaaTACCGGGGTATAAAGTGTAATAAATGTGATAGTTTAGGGTGTAAAGTGTGCAATCAAATAGTTTATGGTGTAAAGTATAATTTAATACATAGTTTAGGGTGGGAAAGTGTAATTTCACTTGTAAGTATGACCATATAACTTTATGTCACCaactatcttcttcttttttctttttttcttaattgctttttagttttagcatctttggttttt contains the following coding sequences:
- the LOC115960520 gene encoding far upstream element-binding protein 1-like isoform X1, which produces MAEEGFVVVGGSEAEEVADPNPNSQPDHHKRKLEDLELGAPEHGHIADLNADPEDVPADGVDDDEDDEDDDGADVAEPVKRQRLDEKSDGSANENGYQQKEENGDEPVGENNEEPNVEGLQSEDAQPLAEEVPETVADGDEAPSVENPETGDAQQPSVEDSVTENAQEPSKEQNQEPFTEGADTTSRKMEVPNNKVGVLIGKAGDTIRYLQYNSGAKIQITRDADADPQSATRPVEIIGTLDSITKAEKLINAVIAEADAGGSPSLIARGLTTAQAAAASEQVQIQVPNEKVGLIIGRGGETIKGLQTRTGARIQVLIPQHLPEGDESKERTVRVTGDKKQIEMARELIKEVMSQPVRPSSFSGGFNQQAYRPRGSTGPPQWGPRGPHPAAYDYQHRGPYPSHNPQYPSPGYGSYHQQAPPRGNYSGGWEQRPSMQGPPSHTGGYDYYGGQGGHMSDAPASAQHSAPIPSHGHGPSHAAAMGPPSSQANYNYGQPQGPDYGHTAPYSQAAPHQQSYGHGYDEPKYENHAPTQHPYGGHGSSQPVYSQTQPGYAAQQYGKPQPYGQGPHPQSYAPPRATQPGEMPYQGSAPAQSYGPNATPQQPYPYQSSGQMQQSYPPYGSVPAADAYNQPPPASGPVYPQQGGQPGYGQPGAQQAQGYAQVGPTGGYGPYAASQQGYPEQAAPNNAAYGYQGPQDPAYSGAPASAYSAPPSGQPGYAQPAPTQQGYDQSVPQSGGYGSAPATAPVAYGKTVSPQPGYAQYDSTQMYGAPR
- the LOC115960520 gene encoding far upstream element-binding protein 1-like isoform X2, coding for MAEEGFVVVGGSEAEEVADPNPNSQPDHHKRKLEDLELGAPEHGHIADLNADPEDVPADGVDDDEDDEDDDGADVAEPVKRQRLDEKSDGSANENGYQQKEENGDEPVGENNEEPNVEGLQSEDAQPLAEEVPETVADGDEAPSVENPETGDAQQPSVEDSVTENAQEPSKEQNQEPFTEGADTTSRKMEVPNNKVGVLIGKAGDTIRYLQYNSGAKIQITRDADADPQSATRPVEIIGTLDSITKAEKLINAVIAEADAGGSPSLIARGLTTAQAAAASEQVQIQVPNEKVGLIIGRGGETIKGLQTRTGARIQLIPQHLPEGDESKERTVRVTGDKKQIEMARELIKEVMSQPVRPSSFSGGFNQQAYRPRGSTGPPQWGPRGPHPAAYDYQHRGPYPSHNPQYPSPGYGSYHQQAPPRGNYSGGWEQRPSMQGPPSHTGGYDYYGGQGGHMSDAPASAQHSAPIPSHGHGPSHAAAMGPPSSQANYNYGQPQGPDYGHTAPYSQAAPHQQSYGHGYDEPKYENHAPTQHPYGGHGSSQPVYSQTQPGYAAQQYGKPQPYGQGPHPQSYAPPRATQPGEMPYQGSAPAQSYGPNATPQQPYPYQSSGQMQQSYPPYGSVPAADAYNQPPPASGPVYPQQGGQPGYGQPGAQQAQGYAQVGPTGGYGPYAASQQGYPEQAAPNNAAYGYQGPQDPAYSGAPASAYSAPPSGQPGYAQPAPTQQGYDQSVPQSGGYGSAPATAPVAYGKTVSPQPGYAQYDSTQMYGAPR